From a region of the Cyprinus carpio isolate SPL01 chromosome A18, ASM1834038v1, whole genome shotgun sequence genome:
- the LOC109051795 gene encoding vesicular glutamate transporter 3-like, with protein MPLGGFAGLKERLKPGKEELKSNVGDSLGNLQKKIDGSNVAEEDNIELTEDGRPVAAPNRSPPIFDCGCFGLPKRYIIAILSGLGFCISFGIRCNLGVAIVEMVNNNTVYINGTAVMQPAQFNWDPETVGLIHGSFFWGYIVTQIPGGFISNKLAANRVFGAAIFLTSVLNMFIPSAARVHYGCVLFVRILQGLVEGVTYPACHGMWSKWAPPLERSRLATTSFCGSYAGAVIAMPLAGILVQYVGWPSVFYIYGVFGIIWYSFWLLLAYDSPAIHPTISEEERTYIETSIGEGASLMSATEKFKTPWREFFTSMPVYAIIVANFCRSWTFYLLLISQPAYFEEVFGFPISKVGILSAVPHMVMTIIVPIGGQLADFLRSRKILSTTTVRKIMNCGGFGMEATLLLVVGYSHTRAVAISFLILAVGFSGFAISGFNVNHLDIAPRYASILMGISNGVGTLSGMVCPLIVGALTKHKTRLEWQHVFVIASMVHYTGVIFYAIFASGEKQDWADPENTSDDKCGIIGEDELADETEPSCDSALATKQKTYGTTESSAGRKQGWKKKRGVTMQADEDHGSNHYENGEYQNEYQ; from the exons GAAGATTGATGGCTCTAATGTGGCTGAAGAGGACAACATTGAGCTGACAGAAGATGGTCGACCAGTGGCGGCCCCTAATCGCAGCCCACCTATTTTCGATTGTGGCTGCTTTGGCCTCCCAAAACGTTACATCATCGCCATCCTCAGTGGCCTTGGCTTTTGCATCTCGTTTGGCATCCGCTGCAACCTCGGTGTAGCCATTGTAGAAATGGTTAACAACAACACTGTCTACATCAACGGGACTGCCGTCATGCAG CCAGCACAGTTTAATTGGGATCCAGAGACAGTGGGATTGATACACGGCTCTTTTTTCTGGGGGTACATTGTCACTCAAATCCCTGGAGGTTTCATCTCTAATAAGTTAGCAGCTAACAG GGTGTTCGGAGCAGCTATTTTCTTGACGTCAGTGCTAAACATGTTTATTCCATCAGCTGCCAGGGTCCACTATGGCTGTGTCTTGTTTGTGCGAATCTTACAAGGACTGGTGGAG GGTGTTACATATCCAGCCTGCCATGGAATGTGGAGCAAATGGGCTCCTCCTTTGGAAAGAAGCCGTCTGGCTACTACCTCGTTCTGTG GATCTTATGCAGGAGCTGTGATAGCCATGCCACTGGCTGGAATATTAGTGCAGTATGTAGGCTGGCCCTCTGTCTTCTATATATATG GTGTGTTTGGCATAATATGGTATAGTTTCTGGCTTCTGCTGGCTTATGACAGTCCAGCAATCCATCCCACCATCAGTGAGGAAGAAAGAACATACATTGAGACCTCTATTGGCGAAGGAGCCAGTTTAATGAGCGCTACTGAG AAATTTAAAACTCCTTGGCGTGAATTCTTTACATCTATGCCTGTCTATGCCATTATTGTGGCAAACTTCTGCCGTAGCTGGACCTTTTACCTCCTGCTCATTAGTCAGCCAGCTTACTTTGAAGAGGTCTTTGGCTTCCCTATCAGCAAG GTGGGCATTTTGTCAGCAGTGCCTCACATGGTGATGACGATCATTGTGCCAATAGGAGGCCAGCTGGCTGACTTTCTGAGGAGTCGGAAAATCCTCTCTACTACAACCGTGCGCAAAATCATGAACTGTGGAG GTTTTGGCATGGAGGCCACGTTGCTGCTGGTGGTCGGGTACTCACACACACGTGCAGTGGCCATCTCATTCCTCATCTTGGCAGTGGGCTTCAGTGGATTTGCGATATCAG GATTCAATGTAAACCATCTGGACATAGCTCCTCGCTATGCCAGTATACTTATGGGCATCTCTAATGGAGTAGGTACCCTGTCTGGCATGGTTTGCCCCCTCATTGTTGGAGCACTTACCAAACACAAG ACTCGACTGGAGTGGCAGCATGTCTTTGTGATTGCTTCCATGGTGCATTACACTGGCGTGATCTTCTATGCCATCTTTGCCTCGGGTGAGAAGCAGGACTGGGCTGATCCTGAGAACACCAGCGACGATAAATGTGGCATCATCGGGGAAGATGAGCTGGCTGATGAGACCGAGCCCAGCTGTGACAGTGCCCTGGCCACCAAGCAGAAGACCTATGGAACCACAGAAAGCTCTGCAGGCCGCAAGCAAGGCTGGAAGAAGAAGAGAGGGGTGACCATGCAAGCAGATGAAGATCACGGAtcaaatcattatgaaaatgGGGAATATCAGAATGAGTATCAATGA